In Methanophagales archaeon, the DNA window AGTGAAACTTCGGGCGACTCTTTGTTTCGCTTTCGCTCCGTAAACTTCATATATCTCCGAACCGTTAGGTGTAATTGTGAGCAAAAGGCTTGCAGATAGATATGAACACTGAACGAAAAGCCCCGTATAAGGAATATTTACTTTCAGGCGAAGGATTTGGTATAGCGCGAGAGGTGCCGAGGTGTATATCAGCATGCCCTGCTGGCTGTGATGTTCATGGGTATCTGAGACTGGTCGAGGAAGGCAGGTACAGGGAAGCCTACCAGCTTATAATGGAGACCATACCTTTACCTGCATCTATCGGACGAATCTGCCATCATCCATGCGAAATGAGGTGCCGCCGGAGCTTCTTCGATGCTCCCATTGCCATCGCGGCAGTCAAGCGATTTGTGGGTGATTATAATAGTAGTAATGGTGGCATGCAGGCGGGTGAGGAAGCAGGAGCAAATACAAATACAACTACAAATACAAAGACCGAGAGCAAAACCAAAAGAGTAGCGATCATTGGTGCTGGACCCGCGGGTCTGACAGCTGCTTTCCGGCTGGCGAGTAAGGGTTACGCAGTGAAGGTGTACGAGCGATTGCCCTCAGAAGGTGGCATGCTCCTTGCTGGCATCCCCCCATACCGGTTGCCAAAGAAGGTATTGAAAGAGGAGGTAGACCGTATTAAGCGTTCTGGGGTGGAGATGGAAGTCGGTAAGGAGATAGATAAGAAGGAGTTTGAGAGGCTGCGTCAGGAGTATGATGCTATCTTTATCGCTGTTGGTATGCAAGAGAGCAGGAGACTGGGAATAGAAGGTGAGGATCTGGAAGGTGTTGTGGGCGGTATTGAGTTCCTTCGTGACTTCAATCTCAAGCATGCTCATGGTAGTAACAATATGAGGGGGAGAGGGATAGAGGAAGTAGGGATAGGGCAGAAAATAGCAGTGATAGGCGGTGGTAATGTAGCTATGGACGTTGCAAGATGCCTGATTCGTCTGGGTTCGGATGTAACAGTAACAGTTATTTATCGAAGGTCACGGGAAGAGATGCCTGCGAGTGTGGAAGAGGTAAGAGAGGCAGAGGAAGAGGGTGTGAAATTCTTATTCCTGGCTAATCCTACAAGGATTCTTGGGTCGTCAAGAGTGGAGAGACTGGAGCTTATCAGGATGAAGTTAGGAGCTCCTGATGAGTCTGGTAGGAGACAGCCAGTGCCCATAAAAGGGTCCCGGTTCTCGATTGATGTGGATATGGTGATACCAGCAGTAGGACAAGCATCGAATCTTCAGTTCCTCGAAGGTAGTGGCGTGGAGACAATACGTGGGCTAATAAAGGTAGATGAGTTCTGTTCCACCACGGTGGAAGGCATATTTGCGGGTGGCGATTGTGTTCATGGTGCTGCGTTCGCAGTGGATGCTATTGCAGATGGTAATGTCGCCGCGGACTCAATAGACCGTTTTCTGAATGGCGTTGAGATGAGAACTGGGTCTGAGTCTGAACCGGAATTAGGAGCAATCACAGAGCTGGTGAATGAAGAGGCATATATAATAGAGGAGTTGAAGAATGAGGAGAAGCTGGGCTTGATATCCAGAGCCATCAGATGCGAAATGCCTGAAATTGATATAGAAGAGCGTAAGACCAGCTTCAAGGAGGTGAAACGTGGTTTATCACAGGAAGCGGTAGTGGCAGAATCAGGTAGATGCATGAGGTGTAGAGGCTGTCTCCTGACTTCTCAAGGCTCGAAAGCAGAGATATCTGATGCGGATGCATTCATAGCGAGGTTGACATACGTTACGGGCGTGAACAAATGTGCAGAATGTGGCGAATGTACTGCTTCCTGCCCTGTTGCTGCGATAGATCCGGGATTCTCACCACGAAAACTCGCTGGTATGGCGATGCAGGAAAATGCTGACAAAATCGCATTGAGTGAAGAAATATGGTCCTGTATCTCCTGTGGTATCTGCAACACTATATGCCCGTATGGAGTGGATTTCCTGCGGTTCATCCAGGGTGTGAGAACCTTAGCGGTGAGCAGGGGCAGTGGCAATGTGCCACATTACAGCGAGCAGGGGCGGCTGGCAGTGGATGAGATAAGTACTACAGAGAGACTGAGATGGCTTGACGGCGTGGAAGGACTGAAGGTTGGAGACAGGGGTGATGTTTACTACTTCTCTGGCTGTATCTCTTTTCTCGACCACGTATACCACGATCGCACCAATTTGAGGCTGCTTGATATCGCACGCAGTGCTGTGAGGATACTCAATTCGATAGGGATTGTACCCGCAGTGAACAGCGAGGAGAGATGTTGCGGGCACGACCTGCTCTGGCTGGGAGACGAAAAGAGATTCCAGGCACTGATGAGGGCAAATATAGAGCTGATAAAATCGAGTGGTGCAAAAATTGTGGTTTTCTCATGCGCTGAATGCCTTAGAACTTTTGATATCGATTATCGGCGATTTTATGGTGAGTTGGGGTTTGAGGTCATGCATATCTCCGAATTTTTAAAGGATAAGCACTTGGATTTTGATTTGAATACATCGGCTGAAGAGCTCATCACTACATATCACGACCCTTGCCGGTTGAGCCATCTTGGGATATATGATGCGCCGAGGGCGATTTTAGCACGTATACCGGGTGTTAAACAGGTAGAGATGGCACATAATAGGGAACACACACTTTGCTGTGGTGTGAGTGGCTTGTTGAGCTGCAGCCCGATAGCAAGGGTGATGCAGATGTCAAGGTTAGCCGAAGCCGAAGCGACAGGTGCATCAAAGCTTATTGTTACATGTCCTAAATGCTGGATACATCTCGACTGTGCGTTGGAGAACAGTGTGAAAAAGGGAAGGAGGATAGAGATAGAGGACCTGACATCCCTGCTCGCAGCTCGGCTCAAGTTTTAAGTTTTAATAAATCTAAAAAGATAGTGTAATTAAGGGTTAAGGGCGATGGAAGAGTTTAGGATAGAAGAAATCTCGATCTACTGGAATGTGGACGAGGAGAAGTTCAAGGATAAGATAAGTAAGCACTTCAATATTATGGTAGCTGGTTTCCCACCGCTTGGTAATATCATACCCTACCACCTGAAGGAGCTTTTAAGCGATTCAGAGAAGATAATGAGCTTCTATTCCTATAATTTCCCGCCAATGGTGGAGGCGCAAGACGAAGAGTTTGTGATACCACATGACGAGCTCTGGTACAGTGAAGAGAAGCGATTGTTCTGTTATATTGGTAAATATCCAGAGACGGAGTATCTACCAAAGTCGGCTTATAAACAGGCAGAGGGGCTGGCACGGGTGGCAAAAGAGCTCTATGTCCGTGAATTATACACAGTGGGTGTGGTAATGCCCTTTCAGCAGCCTTTCAGGAATACCAAACCCGGTATAGAGGCGTATGTAGGCTACTTTGAGGGCTCGCATAAGGAACTACCTCCTGCTTCCGTGAAGATGACGAGGAAGAATATTGGCAGATACACGATCATTCGTAAGACAGGACTGCTTCCCGGGTTCGCATCGAAATTAGGAATTGAGAGCTATTCCATACTCGGGGTAGGGAAATATCCTGAGGATCTGAGAGCCTGTGCTGGTGCTTTAAGGGCGTTCAAGCGTATGTCTGGGCTGGAATTGGAGACGGGAGCAATAGAGAAGATGCTGCGTGAGAGTGCAGAAGCCGTTGAGGAGCGTATAAAGCAGCAGATAGCGAAGTCTACTTCTCATTATCGTGGCGATGGTGTGGGTGCCGATACATCTCAATACATGTATGGCTGAATGAAAGAATCGCTGAGCAGTGTGGACATAGCAGTGATTGTCAGGGAGTTACAGGAGCTGATAGGAGCCAGAGTGGAGAAGGTCTACCAGATAGGGCGCGAAGAGATAAGATTGAAGCTCCATCAGAAGAGCAAAGGTACTATTGACTTAGTAATTGAGGCGGGTAGACGACTACACATAACGAGATACAGGCGAGAGGCGCCGCGAGTGCCTTCTAACTTCTCGATGCTCCTCAGGAAGCACCTCGGTGGCGGCAGGATTATCGGAATACAACAGTTCGAGTTCGATCGGATAGTGGAGTTGAAGGTAAAGAGCAGAGAAGGTGAGCTCAGTCTGGTGTCAGAATTACTGCCAAGGGGAAACATCCTCCTGATAGACGCTCGGGGTGAGATATTGCATCCTTTCAGACGGAGGAGCTTCTCAGCGCGTGAGATAAAAGCGCATACACGTTACGAGAGACCGCCCTCAAGAGTAAATCCAATGCGAATGACTGCGGAAGAATTTAAGCTAATATGTAAAGCCTCAGATAAAGATGTGGTACGAACGCTTGCATTGGATTTGGGTCTGGGTGGTGTGTATGCGGAAGAGGTCTGTAAGCGGGCATGCATTGAGAGACACATGAGAGCCAGTGAGCTTGGGGATGCCGGGGTGAAGGCTGTTTGGGATACGATACAGGAAGTATTGAAGCCCGTGATGACAGGAGAAGGGTTGAGACCACATATCGTGATAGAGAACGGTGAGAGGGTGGATGTCTTGCCCTTTGAGTTGTGCAGGTATCGCGATAGCGATGCTGAGAAGATATTCTTCCCCACATTTAATGACGCTGTGGATGAGTTCTTCACGGAGAGGATAGTGGAGAGCGTAGAAGCAGCAGCACAGAACGAGCGTGAGAACAGGATCGCACGATATGAACGCATATTGAAAGAACAGAAGGAGGCACTGCGTGATTTCCAGGCGAAGGAGGCGGAATGCAGGAGAATAGGCGAGCTTATCTATGCAAGATACAACGAGATAGAGGAAATCCTGCGTAAAATGGATAGAAAAAAGAAGATAGTGGAGGTATCTCTGCCCGGATGTACACTGGAGATTGATACTTCTATATCCTTATTCAAGAACGCAAGCATCTGGTATGAGCGTGCGAAGGCATTCAAGAGAAAGCGAGAGGGTGTGGAACGAGCAATAGAGGAGACGATGACGAAGCTGAAGCAAGAACAGGAGCAAGCACAAGTCTGGGCACGAGAAGTGGCAGTTGCAAAAGGAGCGATACCGGAGAAGCGGGCTGTACGGAGGGATAAAAAGGAGTGGTACGAACGGTTCAGGTGGTTTGTGACCTCAGAAGGCGTTCTTGTGATAGCGGGTAAGGATGCAACCACGAATGAGTTGCTGGTGAAGAAGTATATGAACAAGGATGACCTCTTCTGCCATACACAGGCGAGTGGTGCACCGGTGGTGATAGCGAAGTGCAACGAGGAACTGTCAGATAGGAGTTTGAGGGCGATAGCGCAATTCGCAGTTTCATACTCCAGCTTGTGGAAATATGGATTCTATGAGGGTGAGTGTTATTTTGTTAAAGGTGAGCAGGTGAGCAAGAGACCGCCGTCAGGCGAGTATATAGCCAAAGGCAGCTTTATAGTACGAGGCAAGAGGCGGTATCTAAAGGCACCTTTAGGGCTCTGTATAGGCATTGAGAATAACAATAACCGGCTGGTTGCGGTTCCGGAATTGGAGAAGGACAGACTGGAGTTATTCGTGGAGCTGGCGCCTGATAATGAGCTGGATAAGAATTCGCTCGCAAATATGATTGTGGAGTTCTTCAATGCGCAAGGTAAGGGGGAAGCGGAGATGGTAACTCATGATGAGGTATTAAGTCTCTTACCTCCGGGTAAGTCGAGGATTAAGGCAAAGGTGAAGGGAAAAGTGAAGTCGGCATAGTTCATAGTTTATAGTGCTGTGATCACTAAAAGGCAATAACGTCCATCCTATTTATCCGATTATCTGTAGTATAAGCCGTCTTGACCTCCGTTTATTGTCCAGTTCGATGAATACCACCTGCTGCCATGTCCCCAGCATCAGCTTTTTATTCCGGAAAGGGACAGTAAGGGATGGACCAATAAAAGAGGCTCTTACATGTGAATGACCATTGCCATCGTGCCATCTATACTCATGCTCGTAATTTATATCACGCGGGAATAGTCGCTCCAGTGCATTTGGCAGGTCATGCAGCAATCCTGGTTCGTATTCGATGGTCGTTACTGCACCGGTAGAGCCGGGCACAAAGATGGTGACAATGCCGTTCTCTATCCCCGATTCCCTTAACTTGCTATTTACTTCACCTGTTATGTCTATTATCTCCACCTCGCCACGTGTATCAAACTGCAGCTCCTTCGTCTCCACTACCATTCTGATTCCACCGTTAGTTATATATTTAAAAATAGTGTAAATTAAAAGGTACTGATAGGTAGAATGAATATCGAGTACAAACCAAAAATCACGGAATTATTAGCATTAGCCATATTTTAGGGTGAGGGACAAAAAGAAGGTGTTTCAGAGATTATGAATAGAACGATGAAAGATTACGGAAATAAAATAGAGGAGAACGCACTGGAAAAGGATAAAAGGTGCTCCCGTGTTGTACTCTCCCTTAACGGGAATAAATTATCTCTGCGGATAGGCGGTGAGGACCTCATACGCGTGAGGACTGCCACAAATACCCGGCTCCGGTTAGTAAAAGTAGCAGAGGAGATGACATGCGTGGTGAAAGAATGCGATTCTCATGGTTTCTAAATGGGATACCGGCATTGGTGTTGCTCTTGCTGAGCCTACTCATTATTCTGGGCATGGTGTGGCTGATCATTAAATTATTGCCCTATCTCATCATAGCATTGGTAATATTGATTGTGATCCTTGGTCTCGTGTATTTTATCGTGAAGGTTTTTAGCTAAGTATATGTACCTATTAACTTAACTAACATGATAAAATCGTCTGCGGAGATAGCGGAGATATTGAAGAGGAGATGGGATAAGAGCAAAGACGAAGATAGGAATGAATGGCGAGTACTCAGTGGTAGGAATCCCAGAGGCAGGTATGACCTCTTCATCTCCACTCCAGAGCGTGTGTGGCAATTGAAGATAGAACAGACGGGTAATAACGAGGCAATCGGATTCGGTTTGGATGTGGGAAAACCGGATGAGGATATTAAGAAACTATTCGGGCATGGTGCACCGGTTCCTTTTGGTCTTGTATCGCCACAAGTAAAGAATAATTTAGCGATTGTTATGGCTGGTATTCAGCTATATTCCTCAGATTCCGCCTATAAGCTCTGCAATGAGTATGTCTCTAATAAGCAGGCGGAATTAGATGAGCGCCTGGACCGTGAGATAGAGCGAATGAAGAGCAACCCATTACTGAGACACCGGTATAGAGAGCAGAAGGAACGAGAAAGAATGTCGTACCTCTAAAATCTCGATTCTTCTTTCTATTTCTCTTTCTATTTCTTTTAGAGATGAAGAGATGATAGTGATAATCCTCGCAGGCGGTAAAGCAACCAGGATGGGTAAGGAGAAGGCGATTATAAAGTTAGGAGCCGAGAAACGACTGATAGATCTGGTTATAGGGGCAGTGAATGGCGCATTAAAAGCAGATGGTTTTATTGTGGCGGTAACGAAGTTCACGCCACAGACCGCTTTATACTGCCAGAGTATGAATTACAGGATGATAGAAACACCCGGATACGGCTATCATGCGGATTTACGTTATCTACTCACACGCTATCATGAATTTATATCCGTGGCATGTGATATCCCATTTTTACAGAGTGAACATATTGATGCACTGATAGACTTCTATTCCGAACATCATAATAGTGTTAGTGTTACCGGAGCTGTTCCTTTCAACATGGTACCAGATGGCATAAACCCTCTTCCCTTCACTTATCGTGGACAGAAACTGGTCGCATGCGGTATCAATGCCGTCATGAACTCGATGCATTCCTTACCTCTCGTCTTTCATGACCCCCTGCTCGCGATAAATGTGAATACCACCTCCGATTTACGGGTTGCTCTGCGATATCTATACAGGTACAAATAAGGTAATAATTGTTACTCATGATTCAAAAACCGAAACTCACTTTATTTGATGCACACCAGTTTATGGTGTAGGGGATACGGGAGATAGAGGTGCAAAACAGGAGGATAATGTAATGAGATGCTCTTCATAATATCTGCAATAGGGGGAAAGAGTTTTATTGTATGGCTCAGTTCCGATTTCCTTGCATGGATTACCTCCTTACTCCGGCTACCGGTACTGATCCTCTTATATGGACTGACACTGTGGGTGATCGTTGAGATTGGTATGTTCACATACGAATGGATTATAAGACACAAGTGCAGCAGTCGGACGGCATCAGTAGATCTGGAACTGTGCCTGCATGAAGCTGCAGCAGCATTACAGGTACAGGGTGATGGTGAATCCCGATCCAGACTCAAAGAAATAAGTGCAATACTGAAGAAATGCACATCTCATAAGTTCGTACTGCAGTTCCTGAACTGCCTCGCTGATATAGATGTAGCTTTAAAAGACGGTGATGGCGATGAAGATGCCCGGCAGTTCGCAATTAGATTAGAAAAGTTACTTCAGGGTTGCAATGCCGCGATAACAAAGAGTGTGGAACGCACGAGGGCAATGGTGCGAATAGGTCCGATGCTCGGGCTTATGGGTACGCTGATACCTATGGGACCTGCACTGCTTGCACTTACACAGGGTGATATAAACACACTTGCATCCAGTCTCATATATGCGTTCGGTACCACCGTCCTCGGTCTATTGATCGGCGGTGTCGCATACGTAATCACTACAGTTCGCCAGCACTGGTATGATAAAGACATGAATGATATAAGATATATATGCGAGATGCTCTTCGGTGAATAGAGTAGTGTTAGTGTAGCAGTATGAGTATAAAATGACAATTGTAATTGCGTATAATAAAAGAAATAGAGAGCGATAATAATGAACATCAGAACAAGATTAAGAGACTTCATATTGACTTTTGACGGTTGGTTCTTTTCTGTGGTGGGCTATGAACTCGGTTCCGGGTCTGAAACAGGCGAGGTAAAATGCCTGCTCCGTTATATCCCCGACGAATGTGGAACACGTGTCTCGAATCGAAGCGGCAGGCGATACCGGAAATTGGACTTCAATGAAGCTTATGAGTTCCTCCGGCAGCACCGGCCGCTATACGTAGGGGATGTGCACCATGTGCCGGAGCGTGATATAAAAGAGGTCCTTCGTCCTGAAGCATGGCTCCCTACTGTTGTAGAAACCGATGACCGGGTTGCCCGGATTTATGAGCTCCTGCGTTCTCGTTCTTATATACCCGCGGACAAGATAGGCATTACCGGCTCTTTCTTATGTGGGCTCAATACCCCCCATTCTGATATTGACCTCGTTATTTACGGACTGGAGAACTTCAATCGTGCAAGGGAGGTTGTGGCGTCAGCGAAAGAGGAAGGCATCATTCGTGATATAGACGATGATACATGGCGGCAAATATACAGGAAGAGGAATCCAGAATTGAGCTATGAAGAGTTCATCAAGCATGAGAAGAGAAAAAATAACCGCGGTATGATTGACGATACATACTTTGATATCTTATATTCACGCGATTGGACAGAGCTGGCTTTATTGGACCCTATGGATTATGAGCCAGGGCAGAGAATGGGCTACCTCCAGATAAAGGCTGAAGTGAAGGATGCCTCTTTCTCATTTGATAACCCCGCGATATATCGCATAGAGCACCCAGAAATAGACAAGGTGCTCTCTTTTACCCATACCTATGTGGGGCAGGCGCAGGAAGGTGAATGGATAGAAGCGCGAGGTATGGTAGAGAAGACAACACATGAGACCAGGCTGGTTGTGGGCACCACGCGCGAAGCGAAGGGCGAATGGATAAGATGCCTCTCTACTCGTACTTAGAGGGGCATTTGACCAGTAGTTGCGAGGCACTTACATGGTAGGGCGAATCGAGCGTGCCAATAACAACCACTTTCAGCCCCTCTTTGAAGCCCTGCGGTACCGGATTCCTGTATGTGACATTAATAGTAGCCCTGCCATCTGTGATTTTAAACGAGAGAGCACCATCTTCTCCCCAGCTTGTAGAGCCATTGACAACGGTGTCCATGATCTGAACTTCCTTATTCATATATCTATCATTCCCCACCACCTGTGAGACACTCATGTAGGGACTGAGGTAAGAAGAGAAGACATCGTATGCTAATGCACCACTCAGCACGATCAGAGATGCGACGACTATATAAAGTGGTTTAATCTTAATCTTCATCTCTATCTTTATCCTCAGCTTCGAGTACCGCCCTCTCTAAGTCCATTACCTTCGCTTTAAGTGCTGCCAGCCGTCTGCTCAGCCACAGGAATAGCACCAGAATTGCTGTCCAGTAGATGATAGCAACCACAAATACGCCTCTATACACCAGTTCATGCACCCCCCTTCTTATACCTGTACCTGTACAATAATACATTAACGCGGTCCTCCAAAGACCATAATGAGTATGTTGTTATAATGAGATAAGCGAAGATTAAAGAAGCTGCGGCGAGATTCAATATCAGAGTTGCTTTTACAGGCATAGACAGCGTTATCTCCTGCGCTCGCGGATGCAGCGACTGCCATAACATCACAGAGAGGAAAGTCAGAGGTATGAGTGAAAAAGCAAGGACATTATACACTGCTCCTATCACCGCTCTCCTCTCTACTTCACTGATAGAATACTTCACAGCTATATAACCCGCATACGCAATCCAGAGTATGAGTGTGGTTGTCTGTTTCGGGTCCCAGTTCCAGTACAATCCCCATGCTGCATTCGCCCAGATTGCTCCTGAGATCAAAGCCACTATACCATATACCAGTCCTATGATCACTAATACTTCCGCAGCCATATCATATCGCCTCGCCCTCTTCTTCAGGTACATTATGCTCGCCACGAGTGAGATGAAAAACGCGAGATAGCAGACCAGAGCAGCAGGTACATGTGTATAAGAGAAATAAATATCACCCCTTACCGGGTGGACTGAGACATAAGCCATATATGATGCTCCTACACTCAGTATCACACCAATAACAAGAATAATATCCCGCTTCATCTTCTATTCTTTTTATATGCATTTTTATATATAAGCATAATCTCTCTTTGACCTAACCTTACGGATGTGTTTATGGATTATGGCACAGTCAACAGTAGCAGTGGACGTGATAGGAGTATCAAAACGATATGGCTATCTTGAAGTATTAAGATCTGTATCGCTGCGCATAGAGCGCGGAGAATTCGTGGCTCTCTTTGGACATAATGGCGCGGGAAAGACAACTCTGCTGAAGTTGATTGCCACGCATATCAGACCCTCCACCGGAACCGTGAAGATATTTGGTGAAGACGCATTCAGGGATAGCAGGATAAGAAGAAAAATAGGTCTGGTAACACATGCAAGCTTCCTCTATGACGAACTCACAGTGCGTGAGAATTTACTATTCTATGCTAAACAGTTCGGGGTCGAAGAGGATAAATTCCTCGATACCGTTGATTTCCTTGGCATGAACCGGTGGTATAATGTCCGTGTGAAGCAGCTCTCACATGGATTGAGGAAGCGTGCAGACATCATCAGGGCTTTGATACATGATCCCAATTTGATACTGCTGGATGAGCCTTTCACTGGACTGGATAATGAGACCTGCGATGTGCTCGTGAATTACTTCAAGGAACAGAGACAAAGACAGAGAGAGAAGAGGAAGACGCTTTTGATATCATCACATTCCCAGGAGTGGGCGAAGAAAGTCTGTGATAAAGCTATATCACTGCACAGGGGTAAAATAGTCGGGGAAATATCACTTTGAGTTTTCATTCTCCAATCAGCCGTGCTGCTATCTCATTGATAGCCGCCTTCAAATTTGCTTTATTATCATAATCATAAGCACTCAGCAAAGTATCAAGACTGAAACTACTGTATCCATACCCATAACCATGCTGTTGTTGCTGATTCTTCTTAGCTTCTATGAGCGAGATGAGATTCCTCAATGCCCGCTCTATATCATCCACTATACTTACAGTGGCATATCTTGAAGTCCTTGATAAAGGATTCAAATCTATGGTTATTACCTTCTTACCCATCGCAATCAGTGATTCGCACCTGTCACCGTCTTCCAGTGGTGCAAGAACCACATCCGCAGTATATATCCCCTCGCGTGTAGCCAATGCACGGGCATGCTCAATCCCGGGTATTCGCGAATCCGGCTTGTCACCAAGCACTTGCTTCGCACCCTCCCGCTCTAATAGCTCTTTTATTCGCCTTACACGCTCTTCAGTTCGATGAAAGAGATTCACCTCCAGAGGTGCGTTTATCAAGCCACTCAGTATAACCATCTCCTTCGATGCCAGTGCAGCAACATTGCCGTTGACCGATAGCACAGGTCTCTTCGCCATTAATAATAGCGCAGCAGCCACTTCTGTAGCTCTCAATGCAGACTCTAATGTCCGCTCCCCCATTAAATAATCGAATGCTTCACCTCTTCCATGCGCTATCAATCCATGAAGTGAGGTTATACCTGCTTCTATACCAGCCACAAGCTTCTCTCTTCGCTTCAATGATTTATACCTCGGATGTGACTTCGGGATTCTCATTTATTGGTTCTTAGTTCTTAAGGAATAATTTCTACATATAAACGGAAACGGGACTTCGCCATGTTGTAGTCACTAATCCAAAGGAGGACGTCACAACGTCGAAATTGTCCTTTCCTTTCCTTCATGGGTACAAATGCAAATTATAAATTATAGATGTGTTGAGGATCAAGTATATAAAGTCTGAAACTCAGGTTATCTATAAAGATAAAGATGCCTGTATCTCTAATAGAGGTTTACAATCTCTTACCGAGAACGAACTGTAAGAGATGTGGTACAGTATGCATGGGTTTTGCAGCCAGATTGATCGCGATGGAGGCGCGACCAGAGGATTGTCCATTGCTTCTGGAGCCCAGGTACAGTTATAATTTAAAGCAACTGCATTCTATACTTTGCTATACTGATAAAGAACTCACAGGCTTGATAATAGATGATGATAAATGCATAGGCTGTGGGACGTGTGTGGTGGTATGCGAGGAGAACAGATTGATGAGTGAGGAGGTACTATATGGTAAAGGCAGCAGGTATGAGGAAGAAGCGGTGCTGAGGGTAGAGGAGGGGAAAGTAAAGTTGATAGATGCGAAGAGGTGTAAGCGAGCGTTTAAACCCCCGGAGTTCTGTCGCGCATGCGTTGACCATTGCCCAACAGGTGCACTGGATCTGGTCGCACCTTAAACCTTAATCTCTGATAGCCTCATAGAGGTTCTTCTGCTTACCATCACGCCCTTTGTGCTCGTAGCTCCTCTGCTCGTCTATTATGTGTATTACAGTATGACCTCGTTCAGTAAGTGCATCGGCGATGAACCTGCGATGGCAGCGGAAGAAGAGAAGTTCCGCACACATGATTGCAACATTTCTTGATGCTGCGAGCTGCTCGAGCTGGAGTAAACCCGTCTCAAAATCTTCTGTTTTCATGTATCGCCTGTAACCACCCGTTCGGTAGCCCCCAAGCTCAATAATGTGATTATATTCAATACCACAACGATTCAAATTCTCTTTTAGTATTTCCTGCTTGAAATGCCTGTACCTGGAAGTTGGGAATCGCCTCACATCCGCTATTACTTCTATCTTATACGCCATAAGCAGATGTAAGAACTCTTCTATACTCCTGTTACTCGTTCCGACAGTCCATATCTTCAATTTCAATCACTATAACGCTGATGCCGTAATAACAGTACCAAGCCTCCGCTCACCCCTTAATGCCCGCTTTATATAGCCCTTCCGCCCACTCAGTATCTCACATTCTATACCCATCTTCGCAATCTCCAATAGCTGGTACACTTTCTCGCGCATTCCTCCTGTGACATCAATAGAATATGACCCACCAAGGCATGAGTCCAGCTCCTGCTGGTTGAGATTCTCGATTGTGATCTCCGGGATAAGTCGCGCTTCATTATCACGCATAGGATCCGAAGTGTAGACTCCATCGACCTGCTCAAAACACAGTACCCGGGCTGGTCGTATATAAGTGCAAAGATGCCTCAGGATTTGTTCGGTGGATATAACCGTGCAGCCTCTTATATCATCGAATACACAGTCACCAAAGACCACCGGG includes these proteins:
- a CDS encoding 4Fe-4S dicluster domain-containing protein is translated as MPVSLIEVYNLLPRTNCKRCGTVCMGFAARLIAMEARPEDCPLLLEPRYSYNLKQLHSILCYTDKELTGLIIDDDKCIGCGTCVVVCEENRLMSEEVLYGKGSRYEEEAVLRVEEGKVKLIDAKRCKRAFKPPEFCRACVDHCPTGALDLVAP
- a CDS encoding DUF488 domain-containing protein, encoding MKIWTVGTSNRSIEEFLHLLMAYKIEVIADVRRFPTSRYRHFKQEILKENLNRCGIEYNHIIELGGYRTGGYRRYMKTEDFETGLLQLEQLAASRNVAIMCAELLFFRCHRRFIADALTERGHTVIHIIDEQRSYEHKGRDGKQKNLYEAIRD